A part of Aspergillus flavus chromosome 1, complete sequence genomic DNA contains:
- a CDS encoding putative chaperone/heat shock protein Hsp12 (heat shock protein hsp9), producing the protein MSDTGRKDFSTKAKEELTPDSAKSTQQKVKEGATDIGDRVSRGFQPDDQKSGTQEAFDKGQRVHDNKSHGGAGESILDKAKNAVGLGDH; encoded by the exons ATGTCTGACACCGGACGCAAGGACTTCAGCACCA AGGCCAAGGAGGAGCTCACCCCTGACTCCGCCAAGTCCACTCAGcagaaggtgaaggagggCGCCACTGATATTGGTGACCGTGTCTCCCGTGGCTTCCAGCCCGACGATCAGAAGTCTGGCACACAGGAGGCCTTCGACAAAGGTCAGCGTGTGCATGACAACAAGAGCCACGGCGGTGCCGGCGAGTCGAT CCTTGACAAGGCCAAGAACGCCGTCGGTCTCGGTGACCACTAA
- a CDS encoding putative aspartate aminotransferase produces MPYPPIAQHDGVPHGTASRPAHSLSLRASTSLRDTSNGLWDILNDLWHPESNPHGYVTLGVGHNALMQEQLLHRVNSNFDLTGRHLLLNDTITGSVRLKTAIARFLTRYLSPSKALKPSQIIATNGVSSATEHCSWALCDPGEGMLVGRPYYRDFSRDICLRPGAKLVPVSFDEMDPVGVSAVSKYEEAIVSSREQGCTIRAIMLCNPHNPLGRCYSPSFLVGLMKLCQKHGVHLISDEIYALSVWRHGQDGATTIEDFTSVLSINYDGVIDPKLVHVLWGISKDFGANGVRLGVIISQNNGDLLESIRGVGQFSSISGFADYVTTSILEDEEFVDRYIEENREKLAAAYNYVVIFLDNHGIPYARGSNAGFFVWCDLLTAYLKAQPNRPSDDSDSAKWNRSRELAEKLALHKVHLGVGDDFGSEQPGWFRITFSQHRVQLDEGLKRIVKALHS; encoded by the coding sequence ATGCCTTATCCACCCATTGCGCAACACGATGGCGTGCCCCATGGTACTGCCAGCCGACCTGCACATTCCCTGTCTCTCAGGGCAAGTACCTCGCTGAGAGACACAAGCAATGGCCTCTGGGACATTCTGAACGATCTCTGGCATCCAGAGAGCAACCCTCACGGCTATGTCACACTCGGCGTTGGACACAATGCTTTGATGCAAGAACAGCTGCTACATCGCGTGAACAGTAACTTCGATCTTACCGGACGACACCTTTTGTTGAACGACACCATCACGGGGTCTGTCCGGCTGAAAACTGCTATCGCTCGCTTTCTCACTCGTTATCTCAGCCCTTCAAAAGCGCTGAAGCCATCGCAGATCATTGCCACCAATGGGGTTTCATCTGCAACCGAGCACTGCTCATGGGCCTTGTGTGACCCAGGTGAAGGGATGCTGGTTGGGCGCCCGTATTATCGAGATTTCAGCAGAGACATCTGCCTGCGGCCAGGGGCTAAGCTCGTTCCAGTCAGCTTCGACGAGATGGATCCTGTCGGTGTGTCTGCTGTGTCAAAATATGAAGAAGCCATCGTAAGCTCCCGTGAGCAAGGCTGTACTATACGAGCCATTATGCTCTGCAACCCGCACAATCCCTTGGGTCGATGTTATTCTCCGTCGTTCCTTGTGGGGCTGATGAAGCTTTGTCAAAAACACGGCGTGCATTTGATCAGCGATGAGATATATGCTTTGTCAGTTTGGAGACATGGTCAGGATGGGGCAACGACCATAGAAGATTTTACCTCAGTGCTTTCTATCAACTATGATGGAGTGATTGACCCGAAGCTTGTTCATGTCCTTTGGGGTATTAGCAAGGATTTTGGCGCGAATGGAGTGCGACTAGGTGTGATTATTTCCCAAAACAATGGCGACTTGCTTGAATCGATCAGAGGGGTTGGCCAGTTTAGCTCGATTTCTGGCTTCGCAGACTATGTGACGACAAGCATTCTTGAAGACGAAGAGTTCGTGGACCGATATATCGAGGAAAACCGTGAGAAGCTTGCTGCGGCTTACAACTATGTGGTCATATTCCTGGATAACCACGGAATACCCTACGCAAGAGGATCAAACGCAGGGTTCTTTGTCTGGTGTGATCTATTAACAGCTTATCTAAAAGCCCAACCCAACCGTCCATCTGATGACAGCGACTCTGCTAAATGGAACAGAAGTAGGGAGCTGGCAGAAAAGTTGGCCCTGCACAAAGTGCATCTTGGAGTTGGCGATGACTTCGGTAGTGAGCAGCCCGGATGGTTCCGCATCACCTTTTCTCAACACCGTGTTCAGCTCGATGAGGGATTGAAACGCATTGTCAAAGCCCTTCACTCTTAA
- a CDS encoding putative prolyl-tRNA synthetase, with protein sequence MLKSILGISPPRVEVNKEDDFDTWYEQVVVKGEMIDHCCLPGYFILKPVAYGMWEKVRSWLADHLQPLELQSFSVPILPYLGDRAQAPYAVSGSSSFPNAESVIYPYCRKWIKSHRDLPLRMNQWCIRFQHEQNPQPLLRSCEYLLQEVHSAHITKDSARQEAAQILELYSLLYRDLLAIPVVKGYKNAAYLQDTDISTGVVIAYIPATNQCIEGAKCHEFGQTLSKAYEITVRDPSATAEPAALLHVWQNCWRISIRALGVMVATHSDNHGLVLPPRIAETQVAIVAAQASSTDEQLILDTETDRLVSRLSSAGIRVKVDDLEGYSLGWRFNEWIVSGTPLFIVLGPNEVTNQVVTIGRRDLLHAEGKVEAAIPELHTIIPTTLANIQEELYRNALAKFQADQTRIADNWDDFIKSLYRDKLVCLAPHCRQRSCELYIEGMGSDGTDQALGSHIKCLCVPLEQPGATEECATPCINPTCKYSALKWAMFGCKYSPGNPIIPLRCFSLPSYRMS encoded by the exons ATGCTTAAGTCTATACTAGGTATCAGCCCTCCCCGGGTCGAAGTTAACAAGGAAGATGATTTCGACACATGGTATGAGCAGGTCGTGGTAAAAGGTGAAATGATCGATCATTGCTGCCTTCCTGGCTATTTCATCCTCAAG CCAGTTGCGTACGGGATGTGGGAGAAGGTTCGCTCTTGGCTGGCCGACCATCTTCAGCCCTTGGAACTACAAAGTTTCTCTGTCCCCATCCTCCCTTACCTAGGTGATAGGGCCCAGGCTCCTTATGCTGTGTCAGGGTCCAGCAGTTTCCCGAATGCTGAGTCCGTTATCTATCCTTACTGCAGGAAGTGGATCAAGAGTCATCGAGACTTGCCTCTGCGAATGAACCAGTGGTGTATCAGATTCCAACATGAACAAAACCCACAGCCACTCCTCCGAAGTTGTGAATACCTCCTGCAAGAGGTCCATTCAGCACATATAACCAAGGACAGCGCTCGTCAAGAGGCCGCACAGATCCTTGAACTTTATAGTTTACTTTACCGGGATCTCCTTGCCATCCCCGTCGTCAAAGGATATAAGAATGCAGCTTATCTCCAGGACACCGACATCAGTACTGGTGTAGTTATAGCATATATACCTGCTACAAACCAGTGCATAGAGGGTGCAAAGTGCCATGAATTTGGCCAGACTTTGAGTAAAGCGTACGAAATCACAGTGAGAGACCCTTCGGCAACGGCAGAACCGGCGGCGCTCCTTCATGTCTGGCAAAACTGCTGGCGTATTTCCATTAGAGCCCTCGGTGTTATGGTGGCCACCCACAGTGACAACCATGGCCTTGTTCTGCCGCCCCGCATCGCAGAGACCCAAGTCGCCATTGTCGCAGCACAAGCTTCTTCGACAGATGAGCAGCTAATATTGGACACAGAGACTGATAGACTTGTTTCACGTCTATCATCAGCAGGAATTCGTGTCAAAGTTGATGACTTGGAAGGGTACTCCTTGGGATGGAGATTTAATGAGTGGATCGTCAGCGGCACTCCCCTATTCATAGTATTAGGCCCAAATGAAGTCACCAATCAAGTCGTGACTATAGGACGAAGGGACCTACTCCACGCAGAGGGAAAGGTTGAAGCCGCAATCCCAGAATTACATACTATCATACCCACCACATTAGCCAACATCCAAGAAGAGCTTTATCGCAATGCCCTCGCTAAATTCCAGGCAGACCAAACGCGGATTGCCGACAACTGGGACGACTTTATTAAGAGCCTCTACAGGGACAAATTGGTATGTCTCGCACCGCACTGTCGACAAAGGAGCTGTGAGCTATACATTGAGGGCATGGGCAGTGATGGAACAGACCAGGCGCTTGGTAGTCATATCAAGTGCCTTTGCGTTCCTCTGGAGCAGCCAGGAGCTACTGAGGAGTGTGCTACTCCATGCATCAATCCGACTTGCAAGTACAGCGCCCTGAAATGGGCCATGTTTGGTTGTAAGTACAGTCCCGGCAACCCTATCATTCCTTTACgttgtttttctttgccTTCATACAGGATGTCTTAA